From one Bombus affinis isolate iyBomAffi1 chromosome 9, iyBomAffi1.2, whole genome shotgun sequence genomic stretch:
- the LOC126920154 gene encoding N-acetylgalactosaminyltransferase 7 produces the protein MRIVQLRRNRLFSIIICSIFLLYTLYIVINFFSDKPINNLKEYWSDSLKVKQVPVLSKELGNFELKHVSIRSGPGEGGKPYILRDDQQNDVQQSEIDYGMNMVCSDEISLDRSILDTRMPECKHWNYPEVLPRTSVIIVFHNEGWSVLLRTVHSVINRTPPQFLEEILLVDDFSDKDNLKGDLDSYIERWEGKVKLIRNDKREGLIRTRSRGAREAKGEVIVFLDAHCEVNVNWLPPLLAPIAVDRTVMTVPIIDGIDHKTFEYRPVYQEGHLYRGIFEWGMLYKENELPAREKKSRPYNSMPYKSPTHAGGLFAINREYFLSLGGYDDGLLVWGGENFELSFKIWQCGGSILWVPCSHVGHVYRGFMPYTFGKLAQKKKGPLITINYKRVVETWFDDKHKEFFYTREPLAQLLDHGDISEQLEFKRRKRCKNFQWYMENVAYDVFDKFPELPPNIHWGELRNIATGMCLDTMSHSPPSLMATTDCHGFGNNQLIRLNAKGQLGVGERCISADSQGVKFVFCRLGTVDGPWQYDEKTKTLLHRVHKKCMALHPQTQQLSLMPCDVNNTYQQWSFHQIHPKW, from the exons ATGAGAATTGTACAGCTCAGGCGAAATCGTCTTTTCAGTATTATTATCTGTAGCATATTTTTGCTTTACAcattgtatattgttataaaCTTTTTTTCTGACAAGCCTATTAACAATTTAAAGGAATATTGGTCAGATAGTCTAAAGGTTAAACAG GTACCAGTTCTATCAAAAGAGCTTGGTAATTTTGAGCTCAAACATGTATCAATTAGAAGTGGACCTGGAGAAGGAGGTAAACCTTATATCCTTAGGGATGATCAACAGAATGATGTGCAACAATCAGAAATAGATTACGGCATGAATATGGTGTGCTCggatgaaatttcattagataGATCGATCCTTGATACAAGAATGCCTGA ATGTAAACACTGGAATTATCCAGAAGTACTCCCCCGAACTAGTGTAATTATAGTATTTCATAATGAAGGTTGGTCTGTATTACTGAGAACTGTTCATAGTGTGATAAATCGTACTCCCCCGCAATTTTTGGAAGAAATTTTACTTGTAGATGACTTTTCTGATAAAG ATAATTTAAAAGGAGATTTAGATTCATATATAGAACGATGGGAAGGTAaagtaaaattaataagaaatgATAAAAGAGAAGGTTTAATAAGAACAAGATCACGTGGTGCACGTGAAGCTAAGGGTGAAGTTATAGTGTTTTTGGATGCACATTGTGAAGTTAATGTTAACTGGTTACCACCTCTTTTAGCTCCAATAGCTGTTGATag AACTGTGATGACAGTTCCTATTATCGATGGTATTGATCATAAGACTTTTGAGTATCGACCTGTGTATCAAGAAGGACATTTATATAGAGGTATTTTTGAATGGGGAATGTTGTATAAAGAAAATGAACTTCCTGCACGGGAGAAAAAATCTCGACCTTATAACAGCATGCCATACAA GTCTCCTACTCACGCTGGTGGTTTATTTGCGATAAATCGTGAATACTTTTTGTCGTTGGGTGGATACGATGACGGATTACTTGTGTGGGGTGGAGAAAACTTTGAGTTATCATTTAAAATATGGCAGTGTGGGGGAAGTATTCTTTGGGTACCATGTTCGCACGTTGGTCATGTGTATAGAGGGTTTATGCCTTATACATTTGGAAAATTGGCTCAAAAGAAAAAGGGACCGCTGATAACCATA AATTATAAAAGAGTGGTTGAAACTTGGTTTGATGATAAACATAAAGAATTCTTTTATACAAGGGAACCACTAGCGCAATTACTTGATCATGGCGATATATCAGAGCAGTTAGAATTTAAAAGGAGGAAAAGGTGTAAAAATTTTCAATGGTATATGGAAAATGTTGCTTATGATGTTTTCGATAAATTTCCCGAATTACCACCTAATATTCACTGGGGAGAG tTGCGAAACATAGCGACAGGAATGTGTTTGGATACAATGAGTCATTCGCCTCCTAGTTTAATGGCTACTACTGATTGTCATGGATTTGGTAATAAtcag TTAATTAGATTAAACGCAAAAGGTCAATTAGGTGTCGGAGAACGATGCATATCTGCTGATAGTCAAGGAGTGAAATTCGTATTTTGCCGCTTAGGGACTGTAGATGGTCCATGGCAATACGATGAG AAAACGAAGACGCTTTTACACAGAGTGCACAAGAAATGCATGGCACTTCATCCTCAAACTCAACAGTTATCACTAATGCCATGTGATGTCAATAATACGTATCAACAGTGGTCTTTCCATCAAATTCATCCAAAGTGGTGA